One genomic window of Hirundo rustica isolate bHirRus1 chromosome 13, bHirRus1.pri.v3, whole genome shotgun sequence includes the following:
- the WDR72 gene encoding WD repeat-containing protein 72 isoform X3 produces the protein MKTLVPAVAVWGRTAPSHSITAVMITDDQQTIVTGSQEGQICLWDLSSDLQISSKEILFGHTASVTCLAKAREFEKQPYVVSATENGEMCIWNVASGQCIETTKLPYRHTAIHYYHCSFRMTGEGWLLCCGEYQDVLIIDAKTLCVLHTLSSSQSSDWINCMCIVHSARIQEDSLVAVSVAGVLKVWDLSSSLNSIQEKQSVYEKESKSLDCLNCQAVRFCTYTERLLLVVSSVCWQVYDYCDFSLLCTEFCKSGQCFAGGEVLAAYRLIIWTEDGHSYIYQLLNSGLSKSMYPADGKALKETVYPHLLSFTGMKENKSLPFVMGFMNERKEPFYKVLFSGEASGRITLWHIPDVPVSMFDGSPKEIPITTIWTLQDNFDKHRSMSEGIIDQLCGSEDGFGSAVVSSSVYIPGLDKLVCGCENGKIFVTSGLKTARARLLENLFFKDNLPYKVLNGHSSRVTCLLYPHDTSVRFDPSWLLSGGQDSVVICWDIFTGGILHQFNLQSGAVTELLRSPEHYRLKDQSIVCCVCSDHSVAILHLQKRQCLLHARKHLFPVKKIKFDPLENVLVVGCEDNSVYIWEIETGTLERHETGETARAILSALEDSECLVSDALLPVSQESKRSKNSGYKHFSSYKHGMGLYLAHTEKSPDKLTDTRCIQQPFTILPAKTKWNNANFHILLFDLEKLEELLSSQLNGLKSSKSFHNQCTLERAKSTTEKRALTLKRNKTAAFVPQVDGQAETVCSDQVYRDNNAARPVEESGGTKRRKKMKSSRKIRMQPSGNIDVNVATDTAKLLLSCLLPWGVDKEIDSLCARNLDILRLQCPVSFGLVSNESHLSLMLPGWKCTDCGVLGEHEVFNLFSKRVLDLSNKYLAATDGQSGKKDGPENDDYGHLETVFFLFSRIALINGIINTPSAVTSEIESPQKPESVHDKWRNVEAITLSCPSFYGDLPSSKSRYHSPDFGNISLLKLICRWNDQSVKIIEAMQAVLLAEVQRTINPLRKTTSCREPLAIVENGNAGEKKYVY, from the exons ATGAAGACATTGGtaccagctgtggctgtgtggggGAGAACAGCTCCCTCTCACAGCATTACTGCTGTGATGATCACAGATGACCAGCAGACCATAGTTACAGGAAGCCAAGAAGGACAGATTTGTCTCTGGGATCTTTCATCAGACTTACAG ATTTCATCTAAAGAAATTCTCTTTGGCCATACTGCTTCTGTAACTTGTTTGGCAAAAGCAAGAGAGTTTGAGAAACAGCCATATGTAGTAAGTGCTACTGAAAATGG GGAGATGTGTATTTGGAATGTCGCTAGTGGACAGTGCATTGAGACCACAAAGCTTCCTTATAGGCATACAGCGATCCAT TATTACCATTGCTCATTCCGAATGACAGGTGAAGGCTGGCTTCTTTGTTGTGGAGAATATCAAGATGTTCTTATTATTGATGCTAAAACTTTGTGCGTTCTTCACACTTTATCATCATCTCAGTCTTCTGATTGGATAAATTGTATGTGTATTGTGCACTCTGCGAGAATTCAAG AGGACTCTTTGGTTGCAGTGTCTGTAGCTGGAGTTCTCAAAGTGTGGGACCTATCTTCATCTCTGAATAGCATTCAG GAGAAACAAAGTGTGTATGAGAAGGAATCAAAATCTCTGGACTGTTTAAATTGTCAAGCAGTAAGATTTTGTACTTACACGGAAAGGCTCCTTCTTGTTGTGTCCTCCGTGTGCTGGCAG GTCTACGATTATTGTGATTTCTCCTTGCTTTGTACTGAGTTCTGTAAGAGTGGTCAGTGCTTTGCTGGTGGGGAAGTGCTGGCAGCTTACAGACTTATCATCTGGACAGAAGATGGCCACAGTTACATCTACCAGCTGCTAAACAG TGGCCTTTCTAAAAGCATGTACCCTGCTGATGGGAAGGCGCTGAAGGAAACGGTTTATCCTCATTTACTCAGCTTTACTGGTATGAAGGAAAATAAG AGTCTTCCTTTTGTCATGGGCTTCATGAATGAAAGAAAGGAGCCTTTCTACAAGGTTCTTTTTTCTGGTGAAGCTTCAGGGCGGATCACTTTGTGGCACATTCCTGATGTTCCTGTGTCAATGTTTGATGGTTCTCCAAAAG AGATCCCAATTACAACCATTTGGACACTTCAGGATAATTTTGATAAACATCGTTCCATGTCAGAAGGCATTATTGATCAACTTTGTGGATCTGAAGATGGATTTGGAAGTGCAGTTGTCAGTTCCTCTGTGTACATACCTGGTCTTGATAAGCTTGTGTGTGGATGTGAAAATGGGAAGATTTTTGTAACATCAGGTTTAAAAACTGCAAGAGCAAGACTTttagaaaaccttttttttaaag ATAATCTACCTTATAAGGTTCTGAATGGTCACAGTAGCAGAGTCACTTGCTTACTTTATCCACATGACACATCAGTAAGGTTTGACCCAAGCTGGCTGTTATCAGGGGGCCAGGATTCTGTCGTGATCTGCTGGGATATATTTACTGGAGGCATCCTACACCAGTTTAATCTGCAGTCTGGTGCAGTGACAGAGCTCTTGCGATCCCCAGAACACTACAGA TTAAAAGACCAGAGTATagtgtgctgtgtgtgcagtgaCCATTCAGTAGCAATTCTACACCTTCAGAAGAGACAATGTCTCTTACATGCCAGAAAGCATCTGTTTCCTGTGAAGAAGATAAAATTTGACCCTCTTGAGAATGTGCTAGTTGTTGGATGTGAAGACAATTCCGTTTATATTTGGGAAATTGAAACAG GCACACTGGAACGGCATGAAACTGGTGAAACAGCAAGAGCAATTCTTAGTGCCCTTGAAGATTCAGAATGCTTAGTTTCAGATGCTCTACTTCCTGTATCTCAGGAGTCAAAACGAAGCAAGAATTCTGGATACAAACACTTCAGCTCATATAAGCATGGCATGGGCCTTTATCTTGCTCATACAGAGAAATCTCCAGATAAG ttgaCTGATACCAGGTGCATCCAACAGCCCTTTACTATTTTACCAGCTAAGACAAAATGGAACAATGCAAACTTTCATATTCTCTTATTTGACCTGGAAAAACTTGAGGAACTTCTCTCATCTCAACTCAATGGATTAAAGTCATCAAAATCATTCCACAACCAATGCACTCTAGAAAGAGCTAAAAGTACTACTGAGAAAAGGGCactgacattaaaaagaaataaaacggCTGCCTTTGTACCTCAAGTAGATGGGCAGGCAGAGACTGTTTGTTCGGACCAAGTTTATAGAGATAATAACGCAGCTAGGCCTGTGGAAGAAAGTGGTGGCACGAAAAGAcggaaaaaaatgaaaagttcaAGAAAGATCAGAATGCAGCCATCAGGAAACATCGATGTGAACGTTGCCACTGATACAGCTAAACTGCTTTTGTCATGCCTCCTACCATGGGGTGTAGATAAAGAAATAGACAGTCTCTGTGCAAGAAACTTGGATATCTTGAGGCTTCAGTGTCCTGTTTCTTTTGGACTTGTTTCAAATGAAAGCCACCTCTCACTGATGTTGCCAGGATGGAAGTGTACTGATTGTGGAGTGCTAGGAGAGCATGaagttttcaatttgttttcaaaaagagTCCTTGATTTATCAAATAAATACCTTGCTGCAACTGATGGACAATCTGGAAAGAAGGATGGACCTGAGAATGATGATTATGGACACTtggaaacagtatttttcttgttcAGCAGAATAGCTTTAATCAACGGGATAATTAACACACCTTCAGCAGTTACCAGTGAAATTGAAAG cCCACAGAAACCAGAATCTGTACATGACAAGTGGCGAAATGTAGAAGCGATAACACTTTCATGCCCCAGTTTTTATGGAGACTTACCAAGCA
- the WDR72 gene encoding WD repeat-containing protein 72 isoform X2 has protein sequence MKTLVPAVAVWGRTAPSHSITAVMITDDQQTIVTGSQEGQICLWDLSSDLQISSKEILFGHTASVTCLAKAREFEKQPYVVSATENGEMCIWNVASGQCIETTKLPYRHTAIHYYHCSFRMTGEGWLLCCGEYQDVLIIDAKTLCVLHTLSSSQSSDWINCMCIVHSARIQEDSLVAVSVAGVLKVWDLSSSLNSIQEKQSVYEKESKSLDCLNCQAVRFCTYTERLLLVVSSVCWQVYDYCDFSLLCTEFCKSGQCFAGGEVLAAYRLIIWTEDGHSYIYQLLNSGLSKSMYPADGKALKETVYPHLLSFTGMKENKSLPFVMGFMNERKEPFYKVLFSGEASGRITLWHIPDVPVSMFDGSPKEIPITTIWTLQDNFDKHRSMSEGIIDQLCGSEDGFGSAVVSSSVYIPGLDKLVCGCENGKIFVTSGLKTARARLLENLFFKDNLPYKVLNGHSSRVTCLLYPHDTSVRFDPSWLLSGGQDSVVICWDIFTGGILHQFNLQSGAVTELLRSPEHYRLKDQSIVCCVCSDHSVAILHLQKRQCLLHARKHLFPVKKIKFDPLENVLVVGCEDNSVYIWEIETGTLERHETGETARAILSALEDSECLVSDALLPVSQESKRSKNSGYKHFSSYKHGMGLYLAHTEKSPDKLTDTRCIQQPFTILPAKTKWNNANFHILLFDLEKLEELLSSQLNGLKSSKSFHNQCTLERAKSTTEKRALTLKRNKTAAFVPQVDGQAETVCSDQVYRDNNAARPVEESGGTKRRKKMKSSRKIRMQPSGNIDVNVATDTAKLLLSCLLPWGVDKEIDSLCARNLDILRLQCPVSFGLVSNESHLSLMLPGWKCTDCGVLGEHEVFNLFSKRVLDLSNKYLAATDGQSGKKDGPENDDYGHLETVFFLFSRIALINGIINTPSAVTSEIESPQKPESVHDKWRNVEAITLSCPSFYGDLPSSKSRYHSPDFGNISLLKLICRWNDQSVKIIEAMQAVLLAEVQRTINPLRKTTSCREPLAIVENGNGNCIFYLQLHTCIS, from the exons ATGAAGACATTGGtaccagctgtggctgtgtggggGAGAACAGCTCCCTCTCACAGCATTACTGCTGTGATGATCACAGATGACCAGCAGACCATAGTTACAGGAAGCCAAGAAGGACAGATTTGTCTCTGGGATCTTTCATCAGACTTACAG ATTTCATCTAAAGAAATTCTCTTTGGCCATACTGCTTCTGTAACTTGTTTGGCAAAAGCAAGAGAGTTTGAGAAACAGCCATATGTAGTAAGTGCTACTGAAAATGG GGAGATGTGTATTTGGAATGTCGCTAGTGGACAGTGCATTGAGACCACAAAGCTTCCTTATAGGCATACAGCGATCCAT TATTACCATTGCTCATTCCGAATGACAGGTGAAGGCTGGCTTCTTTGTTGTGGAGAATATCAAGATGTTCTTATTATTGATGCTAAAACTTTGTGCGTTCTTCACACTTTATCATCATCTCAGTCTTCTGATTGGATAAATTGTATGTGTATTGTGCACTCTGCGAGAATTCAAG AGGACTCTTTGGTTGCAGTGTCTGTAGCTGGAGTTCTCAAAGTGTGGGACCTATCTTCATCTCTGAATAGCATTCAG GAGAAACAAAGTGTGTATGAGAAGGAATCAAAATCTCTGGACTGTTTAAATTGTCAAGCAGTAAGATTTTGTACTTACACGGAAAGGCTCCTTCTTGTTGTGTCCTCCGTGTGCTGGCAG GTCTACGATTATTGTGATTTCTCCTTGCTTTGTACTGAGTTCTGTAAGAGTGGTCAGTGCTTTGCTGGTGGGGAAGTGCTGGCAGCTTACAGACTTATCATCTGGACAGAAGATGGCCACAGTTACATCTACCAGCTGCTAAACAG TGGCCTTTCTAAAAGCATGTACCCTGCTGATGGGAAGGCGCTGAAGGAAACGGTTTATCCTCATTTACTCAGCTTTACTGGTATGAAGGAAAATAAG AGTCTTCCTTTTGTCATGGGCTTCATGAATGAAAGAAAGGAGCCTTTCTACAAGGTTCTTTTTTCTGGTGAAGCTTCAGGGCGGATCACTTTGTGGCACATTCCTGATGTTCCTGTGTCAATGTTTGATGGTTCTCCAAAAG AGATCCCAATTACAACCATTTGGACACTTCAGGATAATTTTGATAAACATCGTTCCATGTCAGAAGGCATTATTGATCAACTTTGTGGATCTGAAGATGGATTTGGAAGTGCAGTTGTCAGTTCCTCTGTGTACATACCTGGTCTTGATAAGCTTGTGTGTGGATGTGAAAATGGGAAGATTTTTGTAACATCAGGTTTAAAAACTGCAAGAGCAAGACTTttagaaaaccttttttttaaag ATAATCTACCTTATAAGGTTCTGAATGGTCACAGTAGCAGAGTCACTTGCTTACTTTATCCACATGACACATCAGTAAGGTTTGACCCAAGCTGGCTGTTATCAGGGGGCCAGGATTCTGTCGTGATCTGCTGGGATATATTTACTGGAGGCATCCTACACCAGTTTAATCTGCAGTCTGGTGCAGTGACAGAGCTCTTGCGATCCCCAGAACACTACAGA TTAAAAGACCAGAGTATagtgtgctgtgtgtgcagtgaCCATTCAGTAGCAATTCTACACCTTCAGAAGAGACAATGTCTCTTACATGCCAGAAAGCATCTGTTTCCTGTGAAGAAGATAAAATTTGACCCTCTTGAGAATGTGCTAGTTGTTGGATGTGAAGACAATTCCGTTTATATTTGGGAAATTGAAACAG GCACACTGGAACGGCATGAAACTGGTGAAACAGCAAGAGCAATTCTTAGTGCCCTTGAAGATTCAGAATGCTTAGTTTCAGATGCTCTACTTCCTGTATCTCAGGAGTCAAAACGAAGCAAGAATTCTGGATACAAACACTTCAGCTCATATAAGCATGGCATGGGCCTTTATCTTGCTCATACAGAGAAATCTCCAGATAAG ttgaCTGATACCAGGTGCATCCAACAGCCCTTTACTATTTTACCAGCTAAGACAAAATGGAACAATGCAAACTTTCATATTCTCTTATTTGACCTGGAAAAACTTGAGGAACTTCTCTCATCTCAACTCAATGGATTAAAGTCATCAAAATCATTCCACAACCAATGCACTCTAGAAAGAGCTAAAAGTACTACTGAGAAAAGGGCactgacattaaaaagaaataaaacggCTGCCTTTGTACCTCAAGTAGATGGGCAGGCAGAGACTGTTTGTTCGGACCAAGTTTATAGAGATAATAACGCAGCTAGGCCTGTGGAAGAAAGTGGTGGCACGAAAAGAcggaaaaaaatgaaaagttcaAGAAAGATCAGAATGCAGCCATCAGGAAACATCGATGTGAACGTTGCCACTGATACAGCTAAACTGCTTTTGTCATGCCTCCTACCATGGGGTGTAGATAAAGAAATAGACAGTCTCTGTGCAAGAAACTTGGATATCTTGAGGCTTCAGTGTCCTGTTTCTTTTGGACTTGTTTCAAATGAAAGCCACCTCTCACTGATGTTGCCAGGATGGAAGTGTACTGATTGTGGAGTGCTAGGAGAGCATGaagttttcaatttgttttcaaaaagagTCCTTGATTTATCAAATAAATACCTTGCTGCAACTGATGGACAATCTGGAAAGAAGGATGGACCTGAGAATGATGATTATGGACACTtggaaacagtatttttcttgttcAGCAGAATAGCTTTAATCAACGGGATAATTAACACACCTTCAGCAGTTACCAGTGAAATTGAAAG cCCACAGAAACCAGAATCTGTACATGACAAGTGGCGAAATGTAGAAGCGATAACACTTTCATGCCCCAGTTTTTATGGAGACTTACCAAGCA